DNA from bacterium:
TTTCTCTTAAACCCTATGGAATTGATACGAATAATTGGAAGTTATATACAATAGAGGCAAACTCTTTGATTGGCGGACATAATTTAATTGTTCCTGTGGATATAGATTTGGATGGACACTACGATTTAGTTGGAGCTTTTTCAAAATTTGTCGTCTGGTACGAACAAGGGGCTTCGTTCACTTTTACCAAACATATAATCGATTCAACTTTTACTCTTGGAACTAACGGAACGGTATGGCCTTATGATTTGGACAGGGATGGTGACAGTGACATTGTGGTTTCCGGTGATAAGGGGTTCCTGTGGTTTGAAAACAACGGCACAGTGTTTACCCGTCATACGATAATATCCTCCGTGGGGTGGTTTTTCTCAAGAACCGCAGATATTGACAACGACGGGGATATTGATATGGTGGCTCAAAAATACGACAGCGCCATCGCGGGCAACAAATGGGAAGGAACGGTTTACATTTTCAAGAACGACGGCAGTATGAACTTCTCAAGTTCAAAGCTTGCCAAAGCAGATACCACATGGAGAACAAATTTTGCGGACTTCAATAATGACGGGTTTGTCGATATCCAGACATCTGCGTATAATGCCAAAAGCGTAAGGGTATACCTGAATGATAAGGCGGGGAATTTCAATCTTGTTTTTAGGTATGGGAACGGGAAACAGCTTGACGGCAGTTGGCCCAATGATGTAAATGCAGATGGATTTATGGATATAAGCGTCAGCGCCCAGAGCGGAGATTTTTTCTGGTTGGAGAACAACGGGCTGGGAAACAATTTTATCTTTCATCCCATTACAAGCGGAACGACAAAATACGGAGACGGTGGAATGGCAGTGGACATAGATATGAGCGACAAGGTAGATATAATCGGAGGCTATCATGCAATTGGCTGGTTTGAGCAAAGCACCAGCGGAGGATTCAAGGAACATTTTTTGGGGAATGCAACGGATTGTCACTGGGTATACGGGTGTAATATGGGAAAAGGCCCTTGTGGTGAAGTATCTGACATTGCTATGGATATTCTTTATACAGACAAGGGCAAATTTGCATTCTGGAAAAATCTGATGGTAAAGGGTTACGAGGACCACGCATGGCTTGAATCGTCAATACTTGATGTCTCCAAAAAGGTCGCTTGGCTTAGATTCGGGTGGCATGATTGCGTGCCTGACGGTTATACTATGACGTACAGGGTTAGATGCGGATTAACTATGGCAGATGTTGAAGCATCTAGCTGGAGCGCACCGATGAGTTATTCCGGCGATAGTCTGAAAGGGATACTTCCTGCGGGGAGATACTTTCAGTATCGCGTGGAGATGGACGATTGGTTCGGAAATGCCGGAGGAGTGGCAATTGTGGATACAATATGGGTTGAATACGAAGAACCTCCCACCGGAATAACGGAAGCCGAACAGAAAAAAACGCTATCCTGTTCTTATAATATAGCCGAAAAGAAGATAGCCTATACACTTGCAAAAGAGAGTAATGTGTCTTTTAGAGTATACGATATAACGGGGAGAGCTGTAAGTGTAATAGATGCGGGAAACAAAAATGCAGGCAATCATACGCTCGAATTTAATTTCCCGGCGGGAATTTACCTTGTGAGACTGATATGCAATACCGGGACTGCCACTGCAAAGTGTATTGTTATGGAATAAGGGTTAGTTACTACAAAGAAGCCCTTCGGAAGATTTCCGAAGGGCTTCTTCTTTTTACTATCTTCCTTCGTACTTACCACAAAATATGAACTTAAAAAGCAAAGGAAAGAATTTTTTCCCAGTAGAACTGGATAACTTGGACTAAGTTTCTAATGGAACAAAGTCCAACTAAGGACGCAGATTAACGCAGATAACAACAAGATTAAAAAACAGAGAAACATAGAGATAAAATAGAAAAAGATATAAAAAGGATAAACAGAATTAGGATATTCGCAGAGAACAAAAAAGAAAGAAAAGTTTTTGGGTTAATGGAGAACGGAAAATCAAACCACAGAAAAAATCCGGCCGGCAGGCAGGGATTCACACAGATTTACACAGATTAGAAAAAAATTATCACACTCTGCA
Protein-coding regions in this window:
- a CDS encoding T9SS type A sorting domain-containing protein; translation: MTNIYILLLLGAVLKIQTNWYTGPGNHSSLLKWESNFDTCSNIVFSLPNQISLKPYGIDTNNWKLYTIEANSLIGGHNLIVPVDIDLDGHYDLVGAFSKFVVWYEQGASFTFTKHIIDSTFTLGTNGTVWPYDLDRDGDSDIVVSGDKGFLWFENNGTVFTRHTIISSVGWFFSRTADIDNDGDIDMVAQKYDSAIAGNKWEGTVYIFKNDGSMNFSSSKLAKADTTWRTNFADFNNDGFVDIQTSAYNAKSVRVYLNDKAGNFNLVFRYGNGKQLDGSWPNDVNADGFMDISVSAQSGDFFWLENNGLGNNFIFHPITSGTTKYGDGGMAVDIDMSDKVDIIGGYHAIGWFEQSTSGGFKEHFLGNATDCHWVYGCNMGKGPCGEVSDIAMDILYTDKGKFAFWKNLMVKGYEDHAWLESSILDVSKKVAWLRFGWHDCVPDGYTMTYRVRCGLTMADVEASSWSAPMSYSGDSLKGILPAGRYFQYRVEMDDWFGNAGGVAIVDTIWVEYEEPPTGITEAEQKKTLSCSYNIAEKKIAYTLAKESNVSFRVYDITGRAVSVIDAGNKNAGNHTLEFNFPAGIYLVRLICNTGTATAKCIVME